The Ignatzschineria rhizosphaerae genome contains a region encoding:
- a CDS encoding amidohydrolase — protein MAQIFAEKIYINGTVFTADKENNIHTAVAFAAGKVLKTGNNEEVLTLQNDHSEVIDLQGKMLMPGIIDSHLHPFWGGLQRASCNLNYASLTVADTLAFVQKHIDQDTTRTSDTDWLQVRAFLRQEVLPLGTDITRRDLDTLNTKRPVILFANDCHTLVANSRALELFGIDENTPTPVDGTIRRFPDGTLNGIMEDAPAMRAFDSIPVLDAKSAIVVAEDVQQLLNSQGVTTVMDARALPLQFDAFTTLKEEDRLTIRLLGAREITPDNSPTVADVPAAVATMMQFAEKYTDKSWSEKPGIFIQHAKFFVDGVMQCPINTAALLAPYRENLGSKEAPNWQPSNNKGDLYYPNELLTALISAVSEKGFHPHMHTVADGAIEVTLDAIEVMRNKLPGKDIRPSLAHNELTSPHQFARFKALKVMPCLSYQWAGYSQAFSDEMRDVLGEDRFDNLEPAGKFYDAGVRVAFGSDWPIDPLNEWYDFKVALTRKGAEDAPRLNTDRNLTFDEVLRSATIEAAYMIDADKYVGSLEPGKFADYIILDRDIFKNDPADIENVKVLKTFVGGKEVYTA, from the coding sequence ATGGCACAAATTTTTGCAGAAAAGATTTATATCAACGGGACAGTTTTCACCGCGGATAAAGAGAACAATATCCATACAGCAGTCGCTTTTGCGGCGGGGAAAGTTCTTAAAACAGGGAATAATGAAGAGGTTCTTACCTTACAAAATGACCATAGTGAAGTGATCGATCTTCAAGGAAAAATGTTAATGCCGGGAATCATTGATTCCCACCTCCATCCCTTTTGGGGCGGATTACAACGTGCAAGCTGCAACCTTAATTACGCCAGCTTAACGGTAGCAGATACTCTTGCCTTTGTTCAAAAACATATTGATCAAGATACCACGCGTACAAGTGATACCGATTGGTTACAAGTTCGTGCATTTTTACGCCAAGAAGTTTTACCACTAGGCACAGATATTACCCGCCGTGATCTTGATACCTTAAACACAAAACGTCCTGTCATTCTTTTTGCAAATGACTGTCATACATTAGTGGCAAATAGCCGTGCATTAGAGCTCTTTGGCATTGACGAAAATACGCCAACACCAGTTGATGGTACTATCCGCCGTTTTCCTGATGGGACTTTAAACGGTATTATGGAAGATGCACCAGCAATGCGTGCTTTTGATAGTATTCCGGTATTAGATGCAAAAAGCGCCATCGTTGTTGCTGAAGATGTTCAGCAACTTCTCAATAGCCAAGGCGTGACAACCGTCATGGATGCTCGCGCTTTACCGCTTCAATTTGATGCTTTTACAACGTTAAAAGAAGAGGATCGTTTAACAATTCGTCTTTTAGGTGCGCGAGAAATTACACCAGATAACTCACCAACAGTGGCCGATGTTCCAGCCGCCGTTGCCACTATGATGCAGTTTGCTGAAAAATATACCGATAAATCATGGTCAGAAAAACCAGGCATCTTTATTCAACATGCCAAATTCTTTGTAGATGGAGTGATGCAATGCCCTATTAATACAGCGGCACTATTAGCGCCTTATCGGGAGAACTTAGGCAGTAAAGAAGCACCTAATTGGCAGCCATCTAATAATAAAGGGGATCTTTACTATCCTAATGAGCTTCTGACAGCGCTAATCTCTGCAGTGAGCGAGAAAGGCTTTCACCCACACATGCATACGGTAGCAGATGGCGCCATTGAAGTGACTTTAGATGCTATTGAGGTTATGCGCAATAAGCTTCCCGGTAAAGATATACGCCCAAGCCTTGCTCATAATGAATTAACATCACCACATCAATTTGCGCGCTTTAAAGCGCTGAAAGTTATGCCTTGTCTCTCTTATCAATGGGCGGGATATAGTCAAGCATTTAGCGATGAGATGCGTGATGTTTTAGGGGAAGATCGTTTTGATAATCTTGAACCTGCTGGAAAATTTTATGATGCCGGTGTTCGTGTAGCTTTTGGCAGTGACTGGCCTATTGACCCGCTTAATGAGTGGTATGACTTTAAAGTAGCACTTACTCGTAAAGGTGCTGAAGATGCGCCTCGCCTTAATACTGATAGAAACCTCACTTTCGATGAAGTCTTACGTTCAGCCACTATTGAAGCGGCCTATATGATCGATGCTGATAAATATGTGGGTTCTTTAGAGCCTGGAAAATTTGCAGATTATATTATTTTAGATCGAGATATCTTTAAAAATGATCCTGCCGATATTGAAAATGTCAAAGTTCTCAAAACATTTGTTGGCGGCAAGGAAGTCTATACAGCTTAA
- a CDS encoding APC family permease codes for MMTNPAMNRVLTTPILIVFGLAYMVPLGIFTTYGQVTVLSHGHLPIAYVITLIMIFFTALSYCRMSTFLPLSGSAYSYTQRTFGPVIGFSVGWVQILDYLFLPIVNYVVLGLYLHEAFPAIPAWSFILGALVSVTALNYIGVRLITPINLFLIALQIIFIGLFIILSMKGADLSPANLIEPLNPSGSDMGGLFSGAAVLCLAFLGFDAIATMAEETKDASKTLPRAIMLTVAIAGAIFLIISFFANVSYPEWQDFLEVDKQDTASLDVINRIGEASNFGGKLLSDLFLATYLTGVYASAMTSQTSVSRILFAMGREGVLPRKIFYNLHPRFHTPHLALVCVAAFSLISLFIPLSLVASMISFGALVAFTAVNACVIKSHLFTQAKENYNLKGFLSFGLLPLIGMCLTTWLWINLDIHAMTIGLLWFVLGISYLIYITKFFKHPIPEIGHDEIDEIIRAREEDEAEEQTA; via the coding sequence ATAATGACCAACCCGGCAATGAACCGTGTGTTAACAACCCCCATTTTAATTGTATTTGGCCTTGCATATATGGTTCCTCTAGGAATCTTCACAACTTATGGCCAGGTAACCGTCTTAAGTCATGGACATCTTCCGATAGCCTATGTTATTACGCTTATCATGATATTTTTTACAGCACTCAGTTATTGCCGTATGTCGACATTTTTACCCCTTTCTGGCTCTGCCTACTCCTATACGCAGCGAACCTTTGGACCTGTCATTGGTTTTTCCGTAGGTTGGGTACAAATTTTGGACTATCTCTTTTTACCAATCGTCAACTATGTGGTGCTTGGGCTCTATCTGCATGAAGCATTTCCAGCAATCCCCGCGTGGAGCTTTATCTTAGGTGCTCTTGTTTCAGTGACTGCACTTAACTATATAGGCGTACGCTTAATTACCCCAATTAACCTATTTTTAATTGCCTTACAAATTATCTTTATTGGGTTATTTATTATTTTAAGCATGAAAGGTGCTGATTTAAGCCCCGCAAATCTTATTGAACCCCTTAACCCAAGCGGAAGCGATATGGGAGGGTTATTCTCAGGTGCGGCGGTTCTTTGCCTTGCCTTCTTAGGGTTTGATGCCATTGCAACAATGGCTGAAGAGACAAAAGATGCCTCAAAAACACTTCCAAGAGCGATCATGTTAACTGTCGCTATTGCTGGTGCGATCTTCTTAATTATCTCATTTTTTGCTAACGTCTCTTATCCTGAGTGGCAAGATTTCTTAGAAGTGGATAAACAAGATACGGCAAGCCTTGATGTCATCAACCGTATTGGAGAAGCGAGCAACTTTGGTGGTAAACTTCTTTCAGATCTCTTCTTAGCAACTTATCTCACCGGTGTATATGCATCTGCAATGACATCACAAACGAGCGTTTCACGAATTTTATTTGCGATGGGACGAGAAGGTGTTTTACCACGTAAGATCTTCTATAATCTTCACCCAAGATTTCATACGCCCCATTTAGCATTAGTTTGTGTTGCTGCCTTTTCACTTATTTCGCTCTTTATCCCACTGAGCCTTGTTGCGTCTATGATCAGCTTCGGAGCACTTGTTGCTTTTACTGCTGTTAATGCTTGTGTCATTAAAAGCCATCTCTTTACTCAAGCAAAAGAGAACTACAATCTCAAAGGGTTCTTATCCTTTGGTCTATTACCTCTTATCGGTATGTGTTTAACAACATGGCTCTGGATTAACCTAGATATTCATGCCATGACCATTGGCTTACTCTGGTTTGTTTTGGGAATCTCCTACCTTATCTATATTACAAAATTCTTTAAACACCCTATTCCTGAAATTGGGCATGATGAAATTGATGAGATTATCAGAGCTCGAGAAGAAGATGAAGCTGAAGAGCAAACGGCTTAA